The following proteins come from a genomic window of Nostoc sp. ATCC 53789:
- a CDS encoding iron uptake porin → MTKRFWNLFKVSPVIVAATFFVANSALAAEVNEQVTNAAQLSEAQDSNGMSQVTSVSQFSDVQPTDWAFQALQSLVERYGCIAGYPNSTYRGNRALTRYEFAAGLNACLDRVNELIATATADLVSKQDLATLQRLQEEYSAELATLRGRVDGLEARTSELEANQFSTTTKLVGEAIFAVSDVFGDTRAARGGNPTQDLNSNTTFSDRVRLKLYSSFTGTDQLETRLNAGNIVSNRGNDALGTGTGTNMTRLGFDGDTGNSVSIDKLNYAFNLTDAVRVKIDATGAELYENVNNFNSDFASSGRGALSRYGRFSPIYRQGQGGSGITATFNSKGAISLSGAYLARTANDPTLNNGLFDGDNAIFGQLSFQPTKAFNIGLTYARTYQTNLVNNTVNNNLFQSTGSIFANNPFGNNTRTISNNYGVEATFQFSPNLAISGWGGYTTADAITGANAGTDADVWYWAGALALKDFGGEGNVLGIIFGQPPKVTGGSIKNVAGNTTFDDNTSYHLEGLYKYKVSDNIQVTPGLLVIFNPEHNDANDTEYVATLRTTFSF, encoded by the coding sequence ATGACAAAACGATTCTGGAATCTTTTTAAGGTTAGTCCAGTTATTGTAGCTGCGACATTTTTTGTTGCTAATAGCGCTCTAGCTGCTGAAGTCAACGAACAAGTAACAAATGCTGCCCAGTTATCTGAAGCTCAAGACTCTAATGGTATGAGTCAGGTAACATCAGTTTCGCAATTTTCAGATGTGCAACCCACAGATTGGGCATTCCAAGCTTTACAATCTCTAGTTGAGCGTTACGGCTGTATTGCAGGTTATCCCAACAGTACCTATCGTGGGAATCGTGCTTTGACCCGTTATGAATTTGCCGCAGGTTTGAATGCCTGTTTAGATCGGGTTAACGAACTGATTGCTACAGCTACTGCTGATTTAGTCAGCAAACAAGATTTAGCTACTTTACAGCGCTTACAAGAAGAATATTCTGCTGAATTAGCAACTCTGCGCGGTCGTGTGGATGGACTAGAAGCTCGCACTTCTGAGTTGGAAGCTAATCAGTTCTCTACTACCACCAAGCTGGTTGGAGAAGCAATTTTCGCAGTGTCTGATGTTTTTGGTGACACTAGAGCCGCTCGTGGTGGCAATCCTACTCAAGACTTGAATTCCAATACCACTTTTAGCGATCGCGTTCGTTTGAAATTGTACAGCAGTTTCACTGGTACAGACCAGTTGGAAACACGTCTAAATGCTGGCAATATCGTCTCCAATCGGGGTAATGATGCATTGGGTACTGGTACTGGTACCAACATGACCCGCTTGGGTTTTGATGGAGATACTGGCAACAGCGTTAGCATCGATAAACTCAACTATGCTTTCAACTTGACTGATGCAGTACGTGTCAAAATTGATGCTACTGGTGCTGAATTATACGAAAATGTCAATAACTTCAACTCTGACTTTGCAAGCTCTGGTAGAGGTGCGCTCTCACGCTATGGACGTTTCAGCCCCATATATCGCCAAGGTCAAGGTGGCAGTGGTATAACTGCTACCTTCAATTCTAAAGGCGCCATCAGTTTAAGCGGTGCTTATCTAGCTAGAACTGCTAATGACCCTACCCTTAATAATGGGTTGTTTGATGGTGATAACGCTATCTTTGGTCAGTTATCTTTCCAACCCACCAAAGCCTTTAATATTGGTCTAACTTACGCTCGTACTTATCAAACTAATCTTGTTAACAATACTGTTAACAATAACCTTTTCCAAAGTACAGGTAGTATTTTTGCTAACAATCCCTTTGGGAATAACACTCGTACTATATCCAACAACTACGGTGTAGAAGCTACCTTCCAATTTAGCCCGAACTTAGCTATTAGTGGTTGGGGAGGTTATACAACTGCTGATGCGATTACTGGTGCTAATGCAGGTACAGATGCAGACGTTTGGTATTGGGCTGGAGCGCTTGCTTTGAAAGACTTTGGTGGCGAAGGCAACGTTTTAGGTATCATCTTTGGTCAACCACCCAAAGTTACTGGTGGTAGCATCAAAAATGTCGCTGGTAATACTACCTTCGACGACAATACCTCTTATCACTTAGAGGGTCTTTACAAGTACAAGGTTTCCGATAATATTCAGGTAACACCTGGCTTGTTGGTAATCTTCAATCCAGAACACAACGACGCTAACGACACTGAATACGTAGCTACCCTGCGTACTACTTTCTCCTTCTAA
- a CDS encoding Crp/Fnr family transcriptional regulator yields the protein MIYSTTPTSNSSVVSNSSAFGGQLPQQIFTRREVIPLQNDVLWRIEYGAVRTLTWSEDGTFITLGYWGLGDLIGYPLSRVKPYQIECLTGVEVSIVPPHLWHQDINALLSHIQQAEDLLSIVHRKPISLRLWQFLVWLSEKFGRDVDKGKLIDLNVTHQDIAEVLNTTRVTVTRLLQQLEEEGTVLRHKRRIILRLPNKLIKNYGSAVC from the coding sequence ATGATATATTCCACAACTCCTACTTCAAACTCTTCTGTCGTGTCAAATAGCTCTGCTTTCGGCGGACAATTACCCCAGCAGATATTTACCCGTAGGGAAGTAATTCCACTTCAAAATGACGTACTTTGGCGTATTGAATACGGTGCAGTTCGTACCTTAACGTGGAGTGAAGATGGAACATTCATCACTCTTGGTTATTGGGGATTAGGGGATCTGATTGGCTATCCTTTATCTAGGGTCAAGCCCTACCAAATTGAATGTCTCACAGGCGTGGAAGTAAGCATTGTACCGCCTCATTTATGGCATCAAGATATTAATGCTTTGTTGTCCCATATTCAACAGGCAGAGGATCTACTAAGTATTGTGCATCGAAAACCAATTTCGCTACGCTTATGGCAATTTTTGGTGTGGTTAAGTGAAAAATTTGGACGTGATGTAGATAAGGGAAAACTAATTGATTTAAATGTTACCCATCAAGATATTGCTGAAGTATTAAATACCACGCGAGTAACAGTTACCCGCCTCTTACAGCAATTGGAGGAAGAAGGAACAGTTCTACGTCACAAACGCCGCATTATTTTGCGTTTACCAAATAAACTAATTAAAAATTATGGTTCAGCAGTATGTTAG
- a CDS encoding DUF3318 domain-containing protein, which translates to MEPNVEIRRLLDVMPASGRMTTKIVSKPEQAKVIDASFPQPWNQTRPIYINFDLWRYLAKPQRDLLLLQMVSWLTGVKWFKPNIYQGVVLVGMLGGLLEASQSDVVGVAIAGGLSAIAAFRIWRTNKSQESELNADAAAIRIAQRRGYLEAEAAQHLLLAIEAVAKIEGRSGLNFTELIRCQNLRAIAGLSPVGMPESYDK; encoded by the coding sequence ATGGAGCCAAATGTTGAAATTCGCCGTTTATTAGATGTAATGCCTGCTTCTGGCCGGATGACGACAAAAATCGTTAGTAAGCCGGAACAGGCAAAAGTGATTGATGCGTCCTTTCCTCAACCCTGGAATCAGACGCGACCAATATATATTAATTTCGATTTATGGCGTTACCTAGCCAAGCCGCAACGAGATTTGCTACTGTTGCAGATGGTTAGCTGGTTGACGGGGGTGAAGTGGTTTAAACCCAACATTTATCAAGGTGTCGTGCTAGTGGGGATGTTAGGTGGCTTATTAGAAGCATCACAGTCAGATGTGGTGGGTGTAGCCATAGCCGGGGGATTAAGTGCGATCGCTGCTTTTCGGATTTGGCGCACTAATAAATCTCAAGAGTCAGAGTTAAATGCCGATGCAGCAGCAATTCGCATCGCACAACGGCGCGGTTATTTAGAAGCTGAAGCAGCGCAGCACCTATTATTAGCAATTGAAGCAGTAGCAAAAATTGAAGGGCGTTCTGGTTTAAATTTTACTGAGTTGATTCGTTGTCAAAATCTCAGAGCGATCGCAGGCTTATCACCAGTGGGTATGCCAGAAAGTTATGATAAGTAG